The following coding sequences lie in one Saccharopolyspora hordei genomic window:
- the hrpA gene encoding ATP-dependent RNA helicase HrpA — protein MGTSVKSPLADLRDRLPELMLHDQRRLRRRIEGARKIRDPEALRSVAAEIAADVDAAELRVQNRRAHVPEVRYPESLPVSQRRDDLLAAIRDHQVVIVAGETGSGKTTQLPKMCLELGRGIKGMIGHTQPRRLAARTVAERIAEELGTELGGAIGYQVRFTERASEDTLVKLMTDGILLAEIQHDRLLRRYDTIIIDEAHERSLNIDFLLGYLKQLLPRRPDLKVIITSATIDPERFSRHFDDAPVVEVSGRTYPVEVRYRPLVDDSDESEDVVRDQTQAICDAVDELCAEGPGDILVFLSGEREIRDTEDALRQQQRSGTEILPLYARLSAAEQHRVFQPHSGRRIVLATNVAETSLTVPGIKYVIDPGTARISRYSFRTKVQRLPIEPISQASANQRKGRCGRVSEGICIRLYSEEDFLSRPEFTDPEIRRTHLASVILQMTSLGLGEIESFPFVEPPDRRQITDGVNLLQELGALDSSKTELSKRLTPIGRKLAQLPIDPRLARMVLEGDRNGCLHEVLVIVAALSIQDPRERPTDKQEAADQKHARFVDKEVGSDFMTYLAMWRYLREQQRELSSNQFRKLCRADFLNYLRVREWQDLYGQLRQMVRQMGMTLNDQEADPARIHQSLLAGLLSHVGLKEVEKKNGQPGRGANEYQGARNAKFAVFPGSSLFKKPPRWVMAAELVETSRLWARIVARIEPEWVERLAQHLVKRSYSEPHWEKGRAAVVAYERVTLYGIPLVVGRKVNYGRIDPELSRELFIRHALVEGDWDTRHEFFHQNRALLDEVEDLEERARRRDILVDDETLFEFYDQRVGAEVVSGRHFDSWWKKVRREQPDLLNFEKSMLINQQSAAVSDRDYPDTWEQGGLELALSYQFEPGSDADGVTVHIPLPVLNQVDPSGFEWQIPGLREELVTALLKSLPKALRRNFVPAPDFAKAVLSRVEPLAAPLLESLQQGLQRMTGVAVSSTDWDLDKVPDHLKMTFRVVDGKGRTLAESKDLEALKRKLKPKLRAEISAAADDIEQRGLRSWSFGELPRTFVQQRSGHSVRAYPALVDDGDSVAVRMFDTEEDQRRALWAGTRRLLLLNLPSPVKSIQRGMSSTTRLVLGGSRYGDLTTVLEDCVRCAVDKLMADNGGPVWDEAAFTALQEKVRAQLGAVTVEAVSAVEKVLTTAQRVETTLADRARVLPAESHADIRDQLDSLLRPGFVTATGFARLPDLVRYLRAIEHRLDKVQYHPQRDREWMYQVDEVEQRYRDLLAAVPEGRAPSEALLHVGWMIEELRVSLFAQTLGTAYPVSVKRIHRAMDKLAG, from the coding sequence ATGGGTACGTCTGTGAAATCTCCGCTGGCTGACCTGCGGGACCGCTTGCCCGAGCTGATGCTGCACGACCAGCGTCGGCTGCGCCGCCGCATCGAGGGCGCTCGCAAGATCCGCGATCCGGAGGCCCTGCGGTCGGTGGCCGCGGAGATCGCCGCCGACGTCGACGCCGCGGAGCTGCGCGTGCAGAACCGGCGTGCGCACGTGCCCGAGGTCCGCTACCCGGAGAGCCTGCCGGTCAGCCAGCGCCGGGACGACCTGCTCGCCGCGATCCGCGATCACCAGGTCGTCATCGTCGCTGGTGAGACGGGCTCCGGCAAGACGACCCAGCTGCCCAAGATGTGCCTGGAGCTCGGCCGCGGCATCAAGGGCATGATCGGCCACACCCAGCCCCGCCGGCTGGCCGCCCGCACCGTCGCGGAGCGGATCGCCGAGGAGCTCGGCACCGAGCTCGGCGGCGCGATCGGCTACCAGGTCCGGTTCACCGAACGCGCGAGCGAGGACACGCTGGTCAAGCTGATGACCGACGGCATCCTGCTCGCTGAGATCCAGCACGACCGGCTGCTGCGCCGCTACGACACGATCATCATCGACGAGGCGCACGAGCGCAGCCTCAACATCGACTTCCTGCTCGGCTACCTCAAGCAGCTGCTGCCGCGCCGCCCCGACCTCAAGGTGATCATCACCTCGGCGACCATCGACCCGGAGCGGTTCTCGCGGCACTTCGACGACGCGCCGGTGGTCGAGGTCTCCGGCCGCACCTACCCGGTCGAGGTGCGGTACCGGCCGCTGGTGGACGACTCGGACGAGTCCGAGGACGTGGTGCGCGACCAGACCCAGGCGATCTGCGACGCGGTCGACGAGCTCTGCGCCGAGGGGCCCGGCGACATCCTGGTGTTCCTCAGCGGGGAGCGGGAGATCCGGGACACCGAGGACGCACTGCGCCAGCAGCAGCGCAGCGGCACCGAGATCCTCCCGCTGTACGCGCGGTTGTCGGCCGCCGAGCAGCACCGCGTTTTCCAGCCGCACTCCGGTCGCCGGATCGTGCTGGCCACCAACGTGGCCGAGACGTCGCTGACGGTGCCGGGCATCAAGTACGTCATCGACCCGGGCACCGCGCGCATCTCCCGGTACAGCTTCCGCACCAAGGTGCAGCGGTTGCCGATCGAGCCGATCTCGCAGGCGTCGGCGAACCAGCGCAAGGGCCGCTGCGGCCGCGTCTCCGAGGGCATCTGCATCCGGCTCTACTCCGAAGAGGACTTCCTGTCCCGGCCGGAGTTCACCGACCCGGAGATCCGGCGCACGCACCTGGCCTCGGTGATCCTGCAGATGACCTCCCTGGGGCTCGGCGAGATCGAGTCCTTCCCGTTCGTGGAGCCGCCGGACCGCAGGCAGATCACCGACGGCGTGAACCTGCTGCAGGAGCTGGGCGCGCTGGACAGCTCGAAGACCGAGCTGTCCAAGCGGTTGACGCCGATCGGCCGCAAGCTCGCGCAGCTGCCGATCGACCCGCGGCTGGCCCGGATGGTGCTCGAGGGCGACCGCAACGGGTGCCTGCACGAGGTGCTGGTGATCGTCGCGGCACTGTCCATCCAGGACCCGCGCGAGCGGCCGACCGACAAGCAGGAGGCGGCCGACCAGAAGCACGCGCGGTTCGTGGACAAGGAAGTCGGCTCCGACTTCATGACCTACCTCGCCATGTGGCGGTACCTGCGCGAGCAGCAGCGGGAGCTGTCCTCCAACCAGTTCCGCAAGCTGTGCCGCGCGGACTTCCTCAACTACCTGCGGGTCCGCGAGTGGCAGGACCTCTACGGCCAGCTGCGGCAGATGGTCCGGCAGATGGGCATGACGCTCAACGACCAGGAGGCCGACCCGGCGCGGATCCACCAGTCGCTGCTGGCCGGTCTGCTCTCGCACGTCGGCCTCAAGGAGGTCGAGAAGAAGAACGGGCAGCCGGGGCGCGGCGCCAACGAGTACCAGGGCGCCCGCAACGCCAAGTTCGCCGTGTTCCCGGGCTCGTCGTTGTTCAAGAAGCCGCCGCGCTGGGTGATGGCGGCCGAGTTGGTGGAGACCTCCCGCCTGTGGGCGCGCATCGTCGCGCGGATCGAGCCGGAGTGGGTGGAGCGGCTCGCGCAGCACCTGGTCAAGCGCAGCTACAGCGAACCGCACTGGGAGAAGGGCCGGGCGGCCGTGGTGGCCTACGAGCGGGTCACCCTCTACGGCATCCCGCTGGTGGTCGGCCGCAAGGTCAACTACGGGCGCATCGACCCGGAGCTCAGCCGCGAGCTGTTCATCCGCCACGCGCTGGTGGAGGGCGACTGGGACACCCGGCACGAGTTCTTCCACCAGAACCGGGCGCTGCTCGACGAGGTCGAGGACCTGGAGGAGCGCGCGCGGCGGCGCGACATCCTGGTCGACGACGAGACCCTGTTCGAGTTCTACGACCAGCGCGTCGGCGCCGAGGTGGTCTCCGGTCGGCACTTCGACTCGTGGTGGAAGAAGGTCCGCCGCGAGCAGCCCGACCTGCTCAACTTCGAGAAGTCGATGCTGATCAACCAGCAGTCGGCGGCGGTGAGCGACCGGGACTACCCGGACACCTGGGAGCAGGGCGGGCTGGAGCTGGCGCTGTCCTACCAGTTCGAGCCCGGGTCCGATGCGGACGGTGTCACCGTGCACATCCCGCTGCCGGTGCTGAACCAGGTGGACCCCAGCGGCTTCGAGTGGCAGATCCCCGGGCTGCGCGAGGAACTCGTCACCGCGCTGCTGAAGTCGTTGCCGAAGGCGCTGCGCCGCAACTTCGTGCCGGCCCCAGACTTCGCCAAGGCGGTGCTCTCCCGCGTCGAGCCCCTGGCCGCTCCGCTGCTGGAGAGCCTGCAGCAGGGCCTCCAGCGGATGACCGGGGTCGCGGTGTCGAGCACCGACTGGGACCTGGACAAGGTGCCGGACCACCTGAAGATGACCTTCCGGGTGGTGGACGGCAAGGGGCGCACGCTGGCCGAGTCCAAGGACCTGGAGGCGCTCAAGCGCAAGCTCAAGCCGAAGCTGCGCGCGGAGATCTCCGCCGCTGCCGACGACATCGAGCAGCGCGGGCTGCGCTCCTGGAGCTTCGGCGAGCTGCCGCGCACCTTCGTGCAGCAGCGCTCCGGGCACTCGGTGAGGGCCTACCCGGCGCTCGTCGACGACGGCGACAGCGTCGCGGTGCGAATGTTCGACACCGAGGAGGACCAGCGGCGGGCGCTGTGGGCCGGCACCCGCCGGCTGCTGCTGCTGAACCTGCCGTCGCCGGTGAAGTCCATCCAGCGCGGCATGAGCAGCACCACCCGCCTGGTGCTGGGCGGGAGCCGGTACGGCGACCTCACCACCGTGCTCGAGGACTGCGTCCGCTGCGCCGTCGACAAGCTGATGGCCGACAACGGCGGACCGGTCTGGGACGAGGCGGCGTTCACCGCGCTGCAGGAGAAGGTGCGGGCGCAGCTGGGCGCGGTCACCGTCGAGGCGGTGTCCGCGGTGGAGAAGGTGCTCACCACCGCGCAGCGGGTCGAGACCACGCTCGCGGACCGGGCGCGGGTGCTGCCGGCGGAGTCGCACGCCGACATCCGCGACCAGCTGGATTCCTTGCTGCGCCCCGGTTTCGTGACCGCGACCGGGTTCGCCCGGCTGCCCGACCTGGTGCGCTACCTGCGCGCGATCGAGCACCGGCTGGACAAGGTCCAGTACCACCCGCAGCGCGACCGCGAGTGGATGTACCAGGTGGACGAGGTCGAACAGCGGTACCGCGACCTGCTGGCCGCGGTGCCGGAGGGGCGTGCCCCGAGCGAGGCCCTGCTGCACGTCGGCTGGATGATCGAGGAGCTGCGGGTGAGCCTGTTCGCGCAGACGCTCGGCACCGCGTACCCGGTGTCGGTCAAGCGCATCCACCGCGCGATGGACAAGCTGGCGGGCTGA
- a CDS encoding DegV family protein encodes MRQRVAIVTDSTASIPVDVAEQLGISIVQLELKVGDEYNDERRVPHPQLAEAMRQGTPVATSEPPPPAFFWNYSDAVAAGAEAIISVHISEGLSRTCESARTAATEIGIPVYVVDSRLVGLSLGFSVIAAAEAAAAGATSQGVMGVLDRRLRGTTQLLYVDTLEHLQRGGRIGRAQAWLGHALSIKPVLALKDGVIDQHAKGVGIERALKKAVSTAVQRAGNNPVDVGVEHFQFGDRAQQVLDELRSKLPQVRRAIVEETSAILGAHAGPGALGITVSPAS; translated from the coding sequence ATGAGGCAACGCGTCGCCATCGTGACGGACTCGACGGCTTCCATCCCGGTCGATGTCGCCGAACAGCTGGGCATCTCCATCGTCCAGCTCGAGTTGAAGGTCGGCGACGAGTACAACGACGAGCGGCGGGTCCCGCACCCGCAGCTGGCCGAGGCCATGCGCCAGGGCACCCCGGTGGCCACCAGCGAACCGCCGCCGCCCGCCTTCTTCTGGAACTACAGCGACGCCGTGGCGGCGGGCGCCGAGGCGATCATCTCGGTGCACATCTCCGAAGGCCTGTCCCGCACGTGCGAGTCCGCGCGCACCGCGGCGACCGAGATCGGCATCCCGGTCTACGTGGTCGACTCGCGACTGGTCGGCCTCAGCCTCGGGTTCTCGGTCATCGCCGCGGCCGAGGCGGCTGCGGCCGGCGCGACCTCGCAGGGCGTGATGGGCGTGCTGGACCGCCGCCTGCGCGGCACGACCCAGCTGCTCTACGTGGACACGCTCGAGCACCTGCAGCGCGGCGGCCGGATCGGCCGGGCCCAGGCGTGGCTCGGCCACGCGTTGTCGATCAAGCCGGTGCTGGCGCTCAAGGACGGCGTCATCGACCAGCACGCCAAGGGGGTCGGGATCGAGCGCGCCCTCAAGAAGGCCGTCAGCACCGCCGTCCAGCGGGCCGGGAACAACCCGGTGGACGTCGGCGTCGAGCACTTCCAGTTCGGTGACCGCGCCCAGCAGGTGCTCGACGAGCTGCGGTCGAAGCTGCCCCAGGTCCGCCGCGCCATCGTGGAGGAGACCAGCGCGATCCTGGGCGCCCACGCCGGACCGGGCGCGCTCGGCATCACCGTGTCCCCCGCGAGCTGA
- a CDS encoding electron transfer flavoprotein subunit beta/FixA family protein, which translates to MNIVVLVKQVPDTYSERKLKDADHVLDRESADAVLDEINERAVEEALLIKEAQGGEVTVVCMGPDRATDAIRKALSMGADKAVHLSDDALQGTDAPATARALAKVIGTVEGVDLVIAGNESTDGRAGAVPAMVAEVLGWPQLTYARKVTTDGSTVTIERETDAGVFTVEAALPAVVSVTEKINEPRYPSFKGIMAAKKKPVTVLSLADAGIDASEVGLANAASQVVASAPKPPKSGGVKVTDEGEGGVQVADFLAAEKLL; encoded by the coding sequence ATGAACATCGTCGTCCTGGTCAAGCAGGTGCCCGACACGTATTCCGAGCGGAAGCTCAAGGATGCGGATCACGTGTTGGACCGTGAATCGGCCGATGCGGTTTTGGATGAGATCAACGAGCGCGCGGTGGAAGAGGCGCTGTTGATCAAGGAGGCGCAGGGCGGCGAGGTGACCGTCGTGTGCATGGGTCCGGACCGGGCGACCGACGCGATCCGCAAGGCGCTGTCGATGGGTGCCGACAAGGCGGTGCACCTGTCCGATGACGCGCTGCAGGGCACCGACGCCCCGGCGACCGCGCGTGCGCTGGCCAAGGTGATCGGCACCGTGGAGGGTGTCGACCTGGTGATCGCGGGCAACGAGTCCACCGACGGCCGGGCCGGTGCGGTGCCGGCGATGGTCGCCGAGGTGCTGGGCTGGCCGCAGCTGACCTACGCCCGCAAGGTGACCACCGACGGCTCCACCGTGACCATCGAGCGGGAGACCGACGCGGGCGTGTTCACCGTGGAGGCGGCGCTGCCGGCCGTGGTGAGCGTGACGGAGAAGATCAACGAGCCGCGGTACCCGTCCTTCAAGGGCATCATGGCCGCGAAGAAGAAGCCGGTGACGGTGCTGAGCCTGGCGGACGCCGGGATCGACGCCAGCGAGGTCGGGCTGGCCAACGCCGCCTCGCAGGTCGTCGCCTCGGCGCCGAAGCCGCCGAAGTCCGGTGGTGTCAAGGTGACCGACGAGGGCGAGGGCGGCGTGCAGGTGGCCGACTTCCTGGCCGCCGAGAAGCTGCTCTGA
- a CDS encoding electron transfer flavoprotein subunit alpha/FixB family protein codes for MAEVLVLVDHVDGEVKKVTYELLTAARRLGEPSAVVVGEPGTAEKLAESLGSYGAAKVYAAESAEATQFLVTPQVDVLASLVGSVSPAAVLVPASIDGKEIAGRLAVRTGSGLLSEVVDVDSEGTASHSLFGGTYDATAKVTKGTPVIAVQPGSIEAEQASGAATVEQVEVPAGSGAKITARQPAEAGDRPELTEASIVVSGGRGVGSAENFEVVEKLADTLGAAVGASRAAVDSGYYPHQFQVGQTGKTVSPQLYIALGISGAIQHRAGMQTSKTIVAVNKDPEAPIFEIADYGVVGDLFKVAPQLTEEITKRKG; via the coding sequence ATGGCTGAGGTTCTGGTCCTCGTCGATCACGTGGACGGCGAGGTCAAGAAGGTCACCTACGAGCTGCTGACCGCGGCGCGCCGCCTGGGCGAGCCGTCCGCGGTCGTGGTCGGCGAGCCGGGCACCGCCGAGAAGCTGGCCGAGTCGCTGGGCTCCTACGGCGCGGCCAAGGTGTACGCGGCGGAGTCCGCGGAGGCCACGCAGTTCCTGGTCACCCCGCAGGTCGACGTGCTCGCCTCGCTGGTGGGCTCGGTGTCGCCGGCGGCGGTGCTGGTCCCGGCCTCGATCGACGGCAAGGAGATCGCCGGTCGCCTGGCGGTGCGCACCGGTTCCGGTCTGCTGTCGGAGGTCGTGGACGTCGACTCCGAGGGCACGGCGTCGCACTCGCTGTTCGGTGGCACCTACGACGCGACCGCGAAGGTCACCAAGGGCACCCCGGTCATCGCCGTGCAGCCGGGCAGCATCGAGGCCGAGCAGGCCTCCGGTGCCGCGACGGTCGAGCAGGTCGAGGTCCCGGCCGGCTCGGGCGCGAAGATCACCGCCCGCCAGCCCGCCGAGGCCGGGGACCGGCCCGAGCTGACCGAGGCGTCCATCGTGGTCTCCGGTGGCCGCGGTGTCGGTTCCGCCGAGAACTTCGAGGTCGTCGAGAAGCTCGCCGACACCCTGGGTGCTGCGGTGGGTGCCTCGCGTGCCGCGGTGGACTCCGGCTACTACCCGCACCAGTTCCAGGTCGGGCAGACCGGCAAGACCGTGTCCCCGCAGCTCTACATCGCCCTGGGCATCTCCGGTGCGATCCAGCACCGCGCCGGCATGCAGACCTCCAAGACGATCGTCGCGGTCAACAAGGACCCGGAGGCGCCGATCTTCGAGATCGCCGACTACGGCGTCGTGGGCGACCTGTTCAAGGTCGCGCCGCAGCTGACCGAGGAGATCACCAAGCGCAAGGGCTGA
- the rnhA gene encoding ribonuclease HI — MQPTTDRVDLYTDGACSGNPGPGGWGVVLRYGEHERELYGGEAVTTNNKMELTAVIEGLAALTRPMPAVRIHTDSTYVLKGITEWMRGWKRNGWMTSAKKPVKNVELWQRLDAECARHGDVQWEWVKGHSGHPENERADRLACRGRDEARAA; from the coding sequence ATGCAGCCAACGACCGACCGCGTCGACCTCTACACCGACGGCGCATGCAGCGGGAACCCCGGCCCGGGCGGCTGGGGCGTCGTGCTGCGCTACGGCGAGCACGAGCGCGAGCTCTACGGCGGGGAAGCCGTCACGACGAACAACAAGATGGAGCTCACGGCGGTGATCGAGGGCCTCGCCGCCCTGACCCGCCCGATGCCCGCGGTGCGCATCCACACCGACAGCACCTACGTGCTCAAGGGCATCACGGAGTGGATGCGCGGCTGGAAGCGCAACGGCTGGATGACGTCGGCGAAGAAGCCGGTCAAGAACGTCGAGCTGTGGCAGCGCCTGGACGCCGAGTGCGCCCGGCACGGCGACGTGCAGTGGGAGTGGGTGAAGGGCCACAGCGGCCACCCCGAGAACGAGCGCGCCGACCGGCTCGCCTGCCGGGGCCGGGACGAGGCCCGCGCGGCCTGA
- a CDS encoding glycosyltransferase, with the protein MALGVPVREVGNRVSWSTRDGGFGRRFDEDTAMSRPLRARLGIPDGAPEVVARIDPRPPSTGGLSGDEVDEADGVPWWPMRFVPLHGGCAVPAWALQRPERPRIGVTLGTVVPTTAGTSTASVVVEALGDLDVDVVPTGREPDLADVAPLPDNARAVGFPPLSAFLPISALLVHHGGSGTTAAALHHGVPQLLLPSFADDAMSAERGVDRGVGPAHDPATVDAELVRSAVRALLDDPAFAEAAREVSAEMATQPSPAPVLEGAISQRVG; encoded by the coding sequence GTGGCGCTCGGGGTGCCGGTGCGGGAGGTCGGCAACCGGGTCTCCTGGTCGACCCGGGACGGCGGCTTCGGGCGGAGGTTCGACGAGGACACCGCGATGTCCCGGCCGCTGCGGGCCCGGCTGGGCATCCCGGACGGGGCTCCGGAGGTGGTCGCGCGGATCGATCCGCGACCGCCGAGCACGGGCGGGCTGAGCGGGGACGAGGTCGACGAGGCGGACGGCGTGCCGTGGTGGCCGATGCGGTTCGTGCCGTTGCACGGCGGGTGCGCGGTGCCGGCCTGGGCGTTGCAGCGGCCGGAGCGACCGCGGATCGGCGTCACGCTCGGCACCGTGGTGCCGACGACGGCCGGCACGAGCACCGCCTCCGTGGTCGTCGAGGCGCTCGGGGACCTCGACGTGGACGTGGTGCCGACCGGGCGGGAGCCGGACCTCGCCGACGTCGCGCCGCTGCCGGACAACGCGCGGGCGGTGGGTTTCCCGCCGCTGTCGGCGTTCCTGCCGATCAGTGCGCTGCTGGTGCACCACGGTGGGTCGGGGACCACGGCGGCCGCGCTGCACCACGGCGTGCCGCAGCTGCTGCTGCCGTCCTTCGCGGACGACGCGATGTCGGCCGAGCGGGGCGTGGACCGCGGCGTCGGCCCCGCCCACGATCCGGCCACAGTGGACGCCGAGCTGGTGCGCTCCGCCGTGCGCGCGCTGCTCGACGACCCCGCGTTCGCGGAGGCCGCGCGTGAGGTCAGCGCGGAGATGGCCACCCAGCCGAGCCCGGCTCCGGTGCTGGAGGGCGCGATCTCCCAGCGCGTCGGGTGA
- a CDS encoding cysteine desulfurase family protein: MTYLDHAATTPMRPGAVAALSEALTRLGNASSLHTSGRRARRAVEEAREDIADALGARPSEVLFTAGGTESDNLAVKGIFWARRDADPARRRVLASMVEHHAVLDAVEWLADHEGAEVTWLRTDEHGRVRPEVFEEALAENPDDVALATVMWANNEVGTVNPVAELAAIAQRYGVPLHTDAVQAVETLPVDFAESGAAALTMTGHKVGGPYGVGVLLLGRDVECTPVLHGGGQEREVRSGTLDTPGVLGLAAAVREAVDSRETHARQLAKLRDELISGVRAAVPDVVLNGDPGDDVVGGGPSRLPGNAHFTFPGCEGDSLLMLLDAKGIECSTGSACTAGVSQPSHVLLAMGADPKAARGSLRFSLGHTSTAADVQALTGVIGPVVQRARSAGLAGLRRSSAGPSAAATEV; the protein is encoded by the coding sequence ATGACTTACCTCGACCACGCTGCCACCACACCCATGCGGCCAGGGGCGGTCGCAGCGCTCAGCGAGGCGTTGACCCGGCTCGGCAACGCCTCGTCGCTGCACACCTCGGGGCGCCGGGCGCGACGGGCGGTGGAGGAAGCGCGGGAGGACATCGCGGACGCCCTGGGCGCCCGGCCGTCCGAGGTGCTGTTCACCGCGGGCGGGACCGAGAGCGACAACCTGGCGGTGAAGGGGATCTTCTGGGCCCGCCGGGACGCGGACCCCGCGCGCCGGCGCGTGCTGGCGTCGATGGTGGAGCACCACGCGGTGCTCGACGCCGTCGAGTGGCTGGCCGACCACGAGGGCGCCGAGGTCACCTGGCTGCGCACCGACGAGCACGGCCGGGTGCGGCCGGAGGTGTTCGAGGAGGCGCTGGCGGAGAACCCGGACGACGTGGCGCTGGCCACCGTCATGTGGGCGAACAACGAGGTCGGCACGGTCAACCCGGTCGCGGAGCTGGCCGCGATCGCCCAGCGCTACGGGGTGCCGCTGCACACCGACGCGGTGCAGGCCGTCGAGACGCTGCCGGTGGACTTCGCGGAGTCGGGCGCCGCGGCCCTGACCATGACCGGGCACAAGGTCGGCGGCCCGTACGGGGTGGGCGTGCTGCTGCTGGGCCGCGACGTCGAGTGCACGCCGGTGCTGCACGGGGGCGGCCAGGAGCGCGAGGTGCGCTCCGGCACGCTGGACACGCCCGGGGTGCTGGGGCTGGCCGCCGCGGTGCGCGAGGCCGTGGACTCCCGCGAGACCCACGCGCGGCAGCTGGCGAAGCTGCGCGACGAGCTGATCAGTGGGGTGCGCGCCGCGGTCCCGGACGTGGTGCTCAACGGAGATCCCGGCGACGACGTCGTGGGCGGCGGGCCGTCGCGCCTGCCCGGCAACGCGCACTTCACCTTCCCCGGCTGCGAGGGCGACAGCCTGCTGATGCTGCTGGACGCCAAGGGCATCGAGTGCTCCACGGGGTCGGCGTGCACCGCCGGGGTCTCCCAGCCGAGCCACGTGCTGCTGGCGATGGGGGCCGATCCGAAGGCCGCGCGGGGGTCGCTGCGCTTCTCCCTGGGGCACACCTCGACGGCGGCCGATGTCCAGGCACTCACCGGGGTCATCGGGCCGGTGGTGCAACGAGCGCGTAGCGCCGGTCTGGCCGGGTTGCGCCGTTCTTCGGCGGGGCCGTCGGCCGCCGCCACGGAGGTGTGA
- the mnmA gene encoding tRNA 2-thiouridine(34) synthase MnmA — translation MRVLAAMSGGVDSAVAAARAVDAGHEVVGVHLALSAKPGTLRTGARGCCTIEDSRDARRAADLLGIPFYVWDFAERFTEEVIETFVGEYAAGRTPNPCLTCNEKIKFEALLDKAMALGFDAVCTGHYARLSIVDGVPELRRSRDEGKDQSYVLASLTAEQLRHSMFPLGDSLKSEVRQEAAERDLAVAKKPDSHDICFIPDGDTKKFLESKLGQQPGKLVDAETGAVLGEHTGVHGFTIGQRKGLGIDAPAPDGRPRYVLSLEPVSGTVKVGPADRLSVTEIDAKRPIWPSERPLDGPTECVVQVRAHGGTAEAVAEAGGEGIQVQLRQPLRGVAPGQAIVLYRPDAGGDVVLGSGIIAATR, via the coding sequence GTGCGAGTACTGGCAGCCATGAGCGGTGGGGTGGACTCCGCGGTCGCCGCGGCGCGGGCCGTGGACGCCGGGCACGAGGTCGTCGGGGTGCACCTGGCGCTGTCGGCCAAGCCCGGCACGCTGCGCACCGGTGCGCGGGGCTGCTGCACCATCGAGGACTCCCGCGACGCGCGCCGCGCCGCCGACCTGCTGGGCATCCCGTTCTACGTGTGGGACTTCGCGGAGCGGTTCACCGAGGAGGTCATCGAGACCTTCGTCGGCGAGTACGCCGCGGGCCGCACCCCGAACCCGTGCCTGACCTGCAACGAGAAGATCAAGTTCGAGGCGTTGCTGGACAAGGCGATGGCGCTGGGCTTCGACGCGGTCTGCACCGGCCACTACGCCCGTCTGTCCATCGTGGACGGTGTGCCGGAGCTGCGGCGCAGCCGCGACGAGGGCAAGGACCAGTCCTACGTGCTGGCCTCGCTGACCGCCGAGCAGCTGCGGCACTCGATGTTCCCGCTCGGCGACTCGCTGAAGTCCGAGGTGCGGCAGGAGGCGGCCGAGCGCGACCTGGCGGTGGCGAAGAAGCCGGACAGCCACGACATCTGCTTCATCCCGGACGGCGACACCAAGAAGTTCCTGGAGAGCAAGCTGGGCCAGCAGCCGGGCAAGCTGGTCGACGCCGAGACCGGCGCGGTGCTCGGCGAGCACACCGGGGTGCACGGGTTCACCATCGGCCAGCGCAAGGGCCTGGGCATCGACGCCCCGGCACCGGACGGGCGCCCGCGCTACGTGCTGTCGCTGGAGCCGGTGTCCGGCACGGTGAAGGTCGGCCCGGCGGACCGGTTGTCGGTGACCGAGATCGACGCCAAGCGCCCGATCTGGCCGTCCGAGCGGCCGCTGGACGGGCCGACGGAGTGCGTGGTGCAGGTCCGCGCGCACGGCGGCACCGCGGAGGCGGTCGCCGAGGCCGGCGGCGAGGGCATCCAGGTGCAGCTCCGCCAGCCGCTGCGCGGCGTGGCGCCGGGCCAGGCGATCGTGCTGTACCGGCCGGACGCCGGTGGCGACGTGGTCCTGGGCAGCGGCATCATCGCCGCCACCCGCTGA